A portion of the Epinephelus moara isolate mb chromosome 4, YSFRI_EMoa_1.0, whole genome shotgun sequence genome contains these proteins:
- the psmd10 gene encoding 26S proteasome non-ATPase regulatory subunit 10 translates to MEGSVSNVEVCNFAYTGQFEELKQCILSDKTLACKTDQDRRTALHWACSAGHTNIVEFLLDLGVDVNLQDDASWTPLHIAASAGREAIVRSLISKGAQLNSVNQNGCTPLHYAASKDRYEIALLLLENGADPNVTDKYQSTPLHRASSKGNYRLIQLLLKQSASTNIQDSQGNTALHLACDEERVEAAKMLVEHGASIYIENKEEKTPLQLAKGGLGNLLRRIVEG, encoded by the exons ATGGAGGGATCTGTATCAAACGTGGAGGTCTGTAATTTTGCTTACACGGGACAGTTTGAGGAATTAAAACAGTGCATTCTGTCAGATAAAACGCTTGCATGCAAAACGGACCAG GACCGTAGGACCGCCCTGCACTGGGCTTGTTCTGCTGGACACACCAACATTGTGGAGTTTCTGCTTGACCTGGGAGTTGACGTGAATCTGCAAGATGAC GCTTCATGGACCCCTCTTCACATTGCAGCATCTGCAGGCAGAGAAGCCATAGTACGATCTCTGATATCTAAAGGAGCTCAGCTGAATTCAGTTAATCAAAATGGATGTACCCCTTTGCACTATGCTGCCTCTAAAGACAGATATGAG ATTGCCCTGCTGTTGTTGGAAAACGGAGCAGACCCCAATGTCACTGATAAGTATCAGTCCACTCCCCTGCACAGAGCGTCTTCCAAGGGAAACTACCGGCTCATCCAGCTGCTTCTCAAACAGAGTGCCTCAACTAACATCCAGGACTCACAGGGCAACACAGCACT CCACCTGGCGTGCGATGAGGAGCGAGTGGAAGCAGCCAAGATGCTGGTGGAACATGGGGCCAGCATTTACATTGAGAACAAGGAGGAGAAGACCCCCCTCCAGCTAGCCAAGGGCGGTCTGGGCAATCTACTTCGTAGGATTGTGGAGGGATGA
- the nxt2 gene encoding NTF2-related export protein 2 isoform X1 encodes MAALAKDFRTHVDQSCRYSEEFVNIYYDCMDKKRRNLTRLYLDKATLVWNGNAVSGQDALGEFFESLPSSEFQVQTLDCQPVHEQATQGQTTLLVVTGGTVKFEGNKQRFFNQNFLLTAQASPNNDQPVWKIASDCFRFQDWNS; translated from the exons ATGGCGGCGCTAGCTAAA GATTTCAGGACCCATGTCGACCAGTCATGCAGATATTCAGAAGAATTTGTCAACATTTATTACGACTGTATGGATAAGAAAAGAAGG AATTTGACCCGGCTCTACCTGGACAAGGCGACCCTGGTGTGGAACGGGAATGCAGTGTCAGGACAGGATGCTCTGGGCGAGTTTTTTGAGTCACTGCCTTCGAGCGAGTTCCAAGTTCAAACCCTGGATTGTCAGCCAGTTCATG AGCAAGCAACTCAAGGTCAGACTACACTGCTTGTGGTGACTGGTGGGACGGTCAAGTTCGAAGGGAACAAACAGCGTTTCTTCAACCAGAACTTTCTTTTGACAGCTCAGGCGTCACCCAACAATGACCAGCCTGTTTGGAAGATTGCTAGTGACTGTTTCCGATTTCAAGACTGGAATAGCTGA
- the nxt2 gene encoding NTF2-related export protein 2 isoform X2, with the protein MAALIDFRTHVDQSCRYSEEFVNIYYDCMDKKRRNLTRLYLDKATLVWNGNAVSGQDALGEFFESLPSSEFQVQTLDCQPVHEQATQGQTTLLVVTGGTVKFEGNKQRFFNQNFLLTAQASPNNDQPVWKIASDCFRFQDWNS; encoded by the exons ATGGCAGCCTTGATT GATTTCAGGACCCATGTCGACCAGTCATGCAGATATTCAGAAGAATTTGTCAACATTTATTACGACTGTATGGATAAGAAAAGAAGG AATTTGACCCGGCTCTACCTGGACAAGGCGACCCTGGTGTGGAACGGGAATGCAGTGTCAGGACAGGATGCTCTGGGCGAGTTTTTTGAGTCACTGCCTTCGAGCGAGTTCCAAGTTCAAACCCTGGATTGTCAGCCAGTTCATG AGCAAGCAACTCAAGGTCAGACTACACTGCTTGTGGTGACTGGTGGGACGGTCAAGTTCGAAGGGAACAAACAGCGTTTCTTCAACCAGAACTTTCTTTTGACAGCTCAGGCGTCACCCAACAATGACCAGCCTGTTTGGAAGATTGCTAGTGACTGTTTCCGATTTCAAGACTGGAATAGCTGA
- the acsl4a gene encoding long-chain-fatty-acid--CoA ligase 4: MVLQSDSVLQSILLFPIHLLVWLYSVLSFLPWYYITGAGERKALSKRIKARSTSGCAEGPYRSVDHFDSLAREDFPGKDTLDKLFEYAVQRFGQQHCLGTRDVLSEENEIQPSGKVFKKLILGDYRWLCYNEVDSAVSQFGSGLAALGQQPKSMIAIFCETRAEWMIAAQACFKHNFPLVTFYATLGEEAIAYGLNETGVTHLITSVELLEHKLKRVLPDIPKLKHVIYVDQKKVSTEGYPAGLSTHSMQAVRELGALPENMEQAIVKPQPSDLAVVMYTSGSTGRPKGVMIVHSNLIAGMTGQCERIPGLGPNDTYIAYLPLAHVLEMTAEISCVTYGCRIGYSSPQTLSDQSTKIKKGSKGDSSVLKPTLMAAVPEIMDRINRNVMSKVQEMNFIQKTLFTLGYKYKLEQIKRGYDAPLCNALLFQKVKKLLGGRVRMMLCGGAPLSPVTQRFMNVCFCCPVGQGYGLTETCGAGTITEVVDISTGRVGAPLICCEVRLRDWAEGGYTSKDKPHPRGEILIGGPNVTMGYYRHESKDQDFFVDEKGQRWFCTGDVGEIYADGCLQIVDRKKDLVKLQAGEYVSLGKVESALKNCSLIDNICAYANSDQNYVISFVVPNQRRMTALAKQRGIEGAWEEICTHPDMEREVLKEIKEVAANIKLQRFEIPMKVHLSPDPWTPETGLVTDAFKLKRKELKNHYLYHIERMYGGK; this comes from the exons ATGGTTCTCCAGTCAGACTCTGTCCTGCAATCTATTCTTCTATTTCCAATCCACCTTCTGGTATGGCTGTACTCTGTTCTGTCCTTCCTTCCCTGGTACTACATCACTGGTGCTGGGGAAAGAAAAGCTCTGTCCAAGCGGATAAAAGCCCGTTCCACTTCAGGCTGTGCGGAGGGACCGTACCGCTCTGTGGACCACTTTGATTCCCTGGCCAGGGAGGACTTCCCCGGCAAGGACACGCTAGACAAGCTGTTCGAGTATGCTGTGCAGCGTTTTGGACAACAACATTGTCTCGGCACCAGAGATGTACTGAGCGAAGAGAACGAGATTCAACCCAGCGGTAAAGTATTTAAAAAG CTGATCCTGGGGGACTATAGATGGCTCTGCTACAATGAAGTGGACTCCGCAGTCAGTCAGTTTGGCAGTGGACTAGCAGCCCTGGGGCAACAGCCCAAAAGCATGATTGCAATCTTCTGTGAAACAAGAGCAGAGTGGATGATCGCAGCCCAGGCATGCTTCAAGCACAACTTCCCTT TGGTGACATTCTACGCTACACTGGGGGAGGAGGCGATTGCATACGGACTGAACGAGACTGGAGTTACCCATTTGATCACCAGTGTGGAACTGCTCGAGCATAAACTGAAA AGAGTGCTTCCAGATATCCCGAAACTGAAGCACGTGATCTACGTGGACCAGAAGAAAGTGAGCACAGAAGGCTACCCAGCAGGACTGTCCACCCACAGCATGCAGGCCGTACGAGAGCTGGGCGCGCTGCCTGAGAATA TGGAGCAGGCCATTGTGAAGCCCCAGCCCTCTGATCTGGCCGTGGTGATGTACACCAGTGGCTCCACAGGCAGACCCAAAGGCGTCATGATCGTCCACAGTAACTTAATCGCGGGAATGACAGGCCAGTGTGAACGCATCCCTGGACTCGG GCCTAATGATACTTACATCGCCTATCTGCCCCTGGCTCATGTTCTGGAAATGACAGCTGAAATCTCCTGTGTCACATATGGCTGTCGGATCGGCTACTCGTCCCCACAGACGCTTTCAGACCAG TCCACTAAGATAAAGAAAGGAAGTAAAGGAGACTCCTCTGTACTCAAACCCACCCTGATGGCAGCTGTGCCA GAAATTATGGATCGCATCAACAGGAATGTGATGAGCAAAGTGCAGGAAATGAATTTCATTCAGAAGACGCTGTTTACACTGGGCTACAAATATAAACTGGAGCAGATTAAGAGGGGCTATGACGCACCACTTTGCAATGC CCTGTTGTTCCAGAAAGTGAAGAAACTGTTGGGAGGACGTGTGAGGATGATGTTGTGTGGAGGAGCCCCCCTGTCCCCCGTTACTCAGAGATTCATGAATGTATGTTTCTGCTGTCCAGTGGGTCAGGGCTACGGCCTCACTGAAACCTGCGGAGCTGGCACCATCACAGAGG TTGTGGACATCAGCACTGGTCGTGTTGGAGCTCCTCTTATTTGCTGTGAGGTCAGACTCAGAGACTGGGCTGAAG GTGGTTACACCAGCAAGGACAAGCCACACCCAAGAGGGGAGATCCTTATCGGCGGTCCCAATGTAACCATGGGTTATTACAGGCATGAAAGCAAGGATCAGGACTTTTTTGTGGATGAAAAAGGTCAGAGATGGTTCTGCACTGGAGACGTAGGAGAGATCTACGCAGATGGCTGTCTACAAATAGTGg ACCGCAAGAAAGACTTGGTCAAACTGCAGGCCGGAGAGTACGTGTCTCTTGGTAAAGTCGAGTCTGCTCTGAAAAACTGCTCTCTCATAGACAACATATGTGCTTACGCAAACAG TGATCAGAACTACGTGATCAGCTTTGTGGTCCCCAACCAGAGAAGGATGACAGCACTGGCCAAGCAGAGAGGCATAGAGGGGGCATGGGAGGAGATCTGCACTCACCCCGACATGGAAAGAGAAGTTCTGAAGGAGATCAAGGAGGTTGCTGCTAACA TTAAACTCCAGCGATTTGAGATTCCAATGAAGGTACATTTGAGTCCAGACCCGTGGACCCCTGAGACAGGCCTTGTCACAGATGCGTTCAAGCTGAAGAGGAAAGAGCTGAAGAACCACTATCTCTACCACATAGAGAGAATGTACGGGGGCAAATAA
- the eif4ebp3l gene encoding eukaryotic translation initiation factor 4E-binding protein 3-like yields the protein MSTGTKEVKSCPIPTRVLTLKDWSQLPDCYSQTPGGTLFSTTPGGTRIIYDRKFLLDCRNSPLARTPPCCLPQIPGVTVPATHPMGKLQDLKEEAEEDEKDIDENQFEMDI from the exons ATGTCGACTGGCACAAAGGAAGTTAAGAGTTGCCCCATCCCTACCAGGGTGCTCACCCTGAAGGACTGGTCCCAGCTACCAGACTGTTACAGCCAGACACCCGGTGGGACCCTCTTCTCCACCACGCCTGGAG GCACCCGCATCATCTATGACAGGAAGTTTCTGTTGGATTGCCGAAACTCCCCTCTTGCCCGGACCCCCCCATGCTGTCTGCCCCAGATCCCAGGGGTGACGGTACCCGCCACACACCCCATGGGGAAACTGCAGGATCtaaaagaggaggcagaggaggacgAGAAGGACATTG ATgaaaaccagtttgagatggaCATCTGA